From Oligoflexia bacterium, the proteins below share one genomic window:
- a CDS encoding sigma-54 dependent transcriptional regulator translates to MSLKRKIVVIDDEKSIRDFLEIMLAQEGFDVVTIDPEPNALEKLQTEQFDLLITDLSMPHYTGIDVLNFVQKYHPKKPVIIITAYGSPESAVEAMKIGAFDYVLKPFNVDEMRLKIRNALDQSHLLDEVKQLKNQVEATSFMDESSVGRNEQMQKVFASIKQIAPTHTNVLIFGESGTGKELCARAVHRYSDRADQAFITVNCGAIPENLIESELFGHKKGAFTGADKDKKGLFELANHGTLFLDEVGELPLMTQVKLLRVLQERQIRPIGSENIQDVDVRIVAATNVDLKKAVKEGEFREDLYYRLDVISFELPPLRERKDDIPKLLEHFLKKHCELNNKKEKRFSNAAIQALLDYDYPGNIRELQNIVMRLVAIYQEEEIDFHHLPDIVKKGATSKSRHNPKIVDIPEQGVSLDEIMDGYEKQWLEQALAKTKGVKKHAAKLLNISFRSMRYRLKKHKLDDED, encoded by the coding sequence ATGTCATTAAAAAGAAAAATTGTAGTTATTGATGATGAAAAAAGTATCAGAGACTTTTTAGAAATTATGTTGGCTCAAGAAGGTTTTGATGTTGTAACGATTGATCCGGAACCAAATGCTCTAGAAAAATTACAAACAGAGCAGTTTGATTTACTGATTACAGATTTATCCATGCCACACTATACAGGTATTGATGTTTTAAACTTTGTTCAAAAATACCACCCTAAAAAACCCGTCATTATCATTACAGCTTATGGTTCACCTGAGTCCGCGGTGGAAGCAATGAAAATAGGTGCCTTTGACTATGTCTTAAAGCCATTCAATGTTGATGAAATGCGTTTAAAAATTAGAAATGCACTAGATCAAAGTCATCTCCTAGATGAAGTTAAACAACTAAAAAATCAAGTTGAAGCCACTAGCTTTATGGATGAGTCTTCAGTAGGACGTAATGAGCAAATGCAAAAAGTTTTTGCTAGCATTAAGCAGATTGCACCTACACACACCAATGTTCTGATTTTTGGTGAAAGTGGAACTGGAAAAGAACTTTGTGCAAGAGCGGTTCATAGATATTCTGATCGCGCTGATCAAGCTTTTATTACAGTCAACTGTGGAGCGATTCCAGAAAACTTAATTGAAAGTGAGTTGTTTGGTCATAAAAAAGGTGCTTTCACCGGAGCGGATAAAGATAAAAAAGGTTTATTTGAATTGGCTAATCATGGAACATTGTTTTTAGATGAGGTGGGAGAGTTACCATTGATGACGCAGGTTAAGTTACTGCGTGTTTTACAAGAAAGACAAATTAGGCCCATTGGTTCAGAAAATATTCAAGATGTAGATGTAAGAATTGTTGCGGCTACCAATGTTGATCTGAAAAAAGCAGTTAAAGAGGGTGAGTTTAGAGAAGATTTGTACTATCGTCTGGATGTGATTTCTTTTGAACTGCCGCCTCTGCGTGAAAGAAAAGATGATATTCCTAAATTACTAGAACATTTTTTAAAGAAACATTGCGAGCTGAATAACAAAAAAGAAAAACGCTTTTCTAATGCCGCTATACAGGCTTTGTTAGATTATGACTATCCGGGAAATATTCGTGAATTACAAAATATAGTTATGCGTTTGGTTGCTATTTATCAAGAAGAGGAGATTGATTTTCATCACTTGCCCGATATAGTTAAGAAGGGAGCCACTAGCAAAAGCCGTCACAATCCTAAAATCGTTGATATTCCAGAACAAGGAGTGTCTTTGGATGAAATAATGGATGGTTATGAAAAACAGTGGTTGGAGCAAGCTTTAGCAAAAACCAAAGGTGTAAAAAAGCATGCAGCAAAATTATTGAATATTAGTTTTAGATCAATGAGATATAGGTTGAAAAAACATAAGTTGGATGACGAGGATTGA
- a CDS encoding sigma 54-interacting transcriptional regulator, producing the protein MKVLIHQKSFQDAQTFAFRLKQEGVQTTYCRQLKEYAAILKEFRPNYFIIEIEYMDDEIVSILKSIKQIDQHVLIIVIANQKNFEDAAWAMKNNKVFDYFFKPMKADGLVFTLKKHELRKSYQNYQQETEQDMAFGKIISNSKKMQQVFTTVEKIAPYKTTCLVLGESGTGKELLANAIHQTSTRKNKPFITVNCGAIPENLLESELFGHKKGAFTGAVSDKKGLFEEADGGTLFLDEVGELPLLLQVKLLRVLQEEEIRKVGDIQAKKIDVRIIAATLKNLEDAVNKGHFREDLYYRLNVLPIHLPALKERKEDIPILIEHFIKKKNKKLSSNVTSVSEEALKTLLDYDWPGNIRELENTIERSMILVSGEEITLENLPAQFQSKMEGAMSAGNHKFELGSLSIKKMTRKMEEDLILKVLDQVDGNRTKAAKILEISHRALLYKIKEYGIS; encoded by the coding sequence TTGAAAGTATTGATTCACCAAAAAAGTTTTCAGGATGCTCAAACTTTTGCATTTCGTTTGAAGCAAGAAGGAGTGCAAACTACATATTGCCGACAGTTAAAAGAGTATGCTGCTATCTTAAAAGAATTTAGACCCAATTACTTTATCATAGAAATAGAATATATGGATGACGAGATTGTTTCGATACTCAAAAGTATAAAACAAATTGATCAACATGTTTTAATTATTGTTATAGCCAACCAAAAAAACTTTGAAGATGCTGCTTGGGCGATGAAAAACAACAAAGTCTTTGATTATTTTTTTAAACCCATGAAAGCAGATGGTTTGGTTTTTACATTAAAAAAGCATGAGTTAAGAAAAAGCTATCAAAACTATCAACAAGAAACTGAACAAGATATGGCATTTGGTAAGATCATATCAAATAGTAAAAAAATGCAGCAGGTTTTTACAACGGTTGAGAAAATAGCACCCTATAAAACAACATGTTTGGTTTTAGGTGAGAGTGGGACAGGAAAAGAATTGTTGGCCAATGCAATTCACCAGACCAGTACAAGGAAAAACAAACCTTTTATCACAGTGAACTGTGGTGCAATTCCTGAAAATTTATTGGAAAGTGAACTTTTTGGTCATAAAAAAGGAGCGTTCACGGGTGCCGTAAGCGATAAAAAAGGCCTGTTTGAAGAAGCTGATGGTGGAACTTTGTTCTTGGATGAGGTAGGAGAGTTGCCTCTGCTTTTGCAAGTAAAGCTACTTAGAGTTTTACAAGAAGAAGAAATACGAAAAGTGGGAGATATCCAGGCAAAAAAAATTGATGTTAGGATCATTGCGGCAACACTAAAGAATCTTGAAGATGCTGTGAACAAAGGTCATTTTAGAGAGGACCTGTACTATAGATTAAATGTTCTCCCCATTCATTTGCCAGCATTAAAAGAGAGAAAAGAAGATATCCCTATTTTAATTGAGCATTTTATTAAAAAGAAAAATAAAAAACTATCTTCCAATGTTACCAGTGTGAGTGAAGAAGCTTTAAAGACCTTATTAGATTATGATTGGCCCGGGAATATTAGAGAGTTAGAAAATACCATAGAGCGATCTATGATATTGGTCTCGGGTGAAGAGATTACTTTAGAAAACTTACCTGCTCAATTTCAGAGTAAAATGGAAGGGGCAATGTCTGCTGGAAACCATAAGTTTGAGCTTGGATCTTTGTCTATCAAGAAAATGACCAGAAAAATGGAAGAGGACTTGATTTTAAAGGTTTTAGATCAGGTTGATGGCAATAGAACCAAGGCAGCTAAAATTTTAGAGATTAGTCATAGAGCCCTTTTGTATAAAATAAAAGAGTACGGAATTAGCTGA
- a CDS encoding ABC transporter permease subunit gives MIERILAITTNTFREAVRQKVLYALVLFSGFIILLSLFLGQLTLGADVKIIKDMGLASMMFIGVMISVFIGVGLIFKEVQRKTIYTLLSKPVQRFEFILGKFFGLSATIALELLCMAVLLFTVLSFYKEPLDINLIKPIILIFCELSIIVAIALLFSSYSSSFMSIIFTLGVLFFGHATDDFVMIVRNQIYALATENGQTTLSPWINFSVNLLDVLESFSLDIFAINAKIVHGVMIPWSYIVHAVFYAICIIAIIQSLTIWVFNKKDLQ, from the coding sequence ATGATTGAGAGAATTTTAGCAATAACAACCAATACATTTAGAGAGGCTGTTAGACAAAAAGTTTTATATGCTTTAGTGCTGTTTTCGGGCTTTATAATTTTATTATCCTTATTTTTGGGTCAGCTTACCTTAGGGGCTGATGTTAAGATAATAAAAGACATGGGTTTAGCATCCATGATGTTTATTGGTGTGATGATATCAGTTTTTATTGGTGTAGGGTTGATTTTTAAAGAAGTGCAACGCAAAACAATTTATACATTATTGTCCAAGCCAGTTCAGCGTTTTGAGTTTATTTTAGGTAAGTTTTTTGGTTTAAGTGCAACAATAGCACTTGAATTGTTGTGCATGGCAGTATTGTTATTTACGGTTTTAAGTTTTTATAAAGAGCCGTTAGATATAAATTTGATTAAACCAATAATACTTATTTTTTGTGAACTCAGTATTATTGTTGCTATTGCCTTATTGTTTTCTTCATACAGCTCCTCATTCATGAGTATTATTTTTACTTTAGGGGTTTTGTTTTTTGGACATGCAACGGATGACTTTGTGATGATTGTCAGAAATCAAATCTATGCCCTAGCAACAGAAAATGGACAGACCACACTATCTCCTTGGATCAATTTTTCAGTAAACTTATTGGATGTTTTAGAGTCATTTAGTTTAGATATTTTTGCGATTAATGCAAAAATAGTTCATGGTGTGATGATACCCTGGAGCTATATAGTTCATGCAGTGTTTTACGCTATATGTATAATTGCTATTATACAGTCGCTAACAATATGGGTCTTTAACAAAAAAGATTTACAATAA
- a CDS encoding tetratricopeptide repeat protein, whose product MAYGRAHSYLEQKNHEEAIAAYGEAIRWYAPLNPWNVWAVNEMYTLAENFEKQGLIGPAKNTYVELRSSLSSVRGAYFPMYFVVIKSTKQYLEVLIDELKMLPSQSLNFETLKQKYSLSKRGYKPALLSIVFIVWLISLTLWIMRAFDKNGRMYANKIIYSWGLSNVIFMGWWLCMLTYL is encoded by the coding sequence GTGGCATACGGCCGTGCGCATTCATACTTAGAACAAAAAAACCATGAAGAAGCGATAGCCGCATATGGTGAGGCCATTCGTTGGTATGCACCGTTGAATCCATGGAATGTTTGGGCAGTAAACGAAATGTACACTCTGGCTGAAAACTTTGAGAAACAAGGGTTAATAGGGCCAGCAAAAAATACATATGTTGAGTTGAGGTCCTCTTTATCCTCAGTGAGAGGGGCTTATTTTCCAATGTATTTTGTAGTAATAAAAAGTACAAAGCAGTACCTTGAAGTGCTGATAGATGAGTTAAAAATGCTTCCTTCGCAAAGTCTTAATTTTGAAACGCTAAAACAAAAATACTCTTTGAGTAAAAGGGGATATAAGCCAGCCTTATTGAGTATAGTTTTTATTGTATGGTTAATCAGTTTAACGTTATGGATTATGAGAGCTTTTGATAAAAATGGTAGAATGTATGCAAATAAAATTATCTATTCATGGGGCCTGTCTAATGTTATTTTTATGGGGTGGTGGTTGTGTATGCTGACATACTTGTGA
- the icd gene encoding isocitrate dehydrogenase (NADP(+)): MGEQNGKKIEFDANQKPIVSDNPIILFIEGDGVGPDIWKASQNVFDSAVEFAYKGQRKIAWKEIFAGEKAKEKYNDYLPQETLDAIKEYKVAIKGPLTTPVGGGFRSLNVGLRQIFDLYACVRPIKYFDGVEAPLKRPQDVDMVVFRENTEDVYAGIEWEAGSEEANKLLYFLNETLNCKLDLPFGVGIKPISEMGSKRLVRKAIQYAIERKLPSVTLVHKGNIQKFTEGAFAKWGYELAKEEFSQQTITEAELFDQYNGQCPADKIVIKDRIADAMFQQALLRPKEYSVLATTNLNGDYLSDALIAQVGGLGLGPGANLGQEVAIFEATHGSAPKYTGMDKVNPGSVILSGVMMLEHMGWTEAADLITTALQTTIANKTVTYDLERQMENATLLKCSEFGQAIVKNFK; this comes from the coding sequence ATGGGCGAACAAAACGGAAAAAAAATCGAATTTGATGCGAATCAAAAACCAATTGTTTCAGATAATCCAATTATTTTGTTTATTGAAGGTGATGGTGTTGGCCCAGATATATGGAAAGCTAGCCAAAATGTTTTTGATTCAGCGGTAGAGTTTGCCTATAAAGGACAAAGAAAAATTGCTTGGAAAGAAATTTTTGCAGGTGAGAAAGCAAAAGAAAAATACAACGACTATCTTCCACAAGAGACACTAGACGCAATCAAAGAATATAAAGTTGCAATTAAAGGTCCATTAACCACACCTGTTGGAGGGGGGTTTAGAAGCTTAAATGTTGGTTTAAGGCAGATCTTTGATTTGTATGCTTGCGTGCGACCTATCAAATACTTTGATGGAGTTGAGGCGCCTTTAAAACGGCCTCAAGATGTAGATATGGTGGTGTTCAGAGAAAACACCGAAGACGTTTATGCAGGTATTGAATGGGAGGCTGGTTCTGAAGAGGCCAATAAGCTCTTATACTTTTTAAATGAAACATTAAATTGTAAATTAGATTTACCTTTTGGAGTTGGTATTAAACCCATCAGTGAAATGGGTTCAAAACGTTTGGTTAGAAAAGCTATACAATATGCAATAGAAAGAAAGTTACCTTCTGTTACATTGGTTCATAAAGGTAACATTCAAAAGTTTACTGAGGGTGCTTTTGCAAAGTGGGGATACGAGCTAGCAAAAGAGGAGTTTTCACAGCAAACAATTACCGAGGCAGAATTATTTGATCAGTATAATGGACAGTGTCCTGCCGATAAAATCGTGATTAAAGATAGAATTGCAGATGCTATGTTTCAGCAAGCTTTGTTAAGACCAAAAGAGTACAGTGTTTTGGCAACAACCAATCTCAATGGAGACTATCTTTCTGATGCATTGATAGCTCAAGTCGGAGGCTTAGGCCTTGGACCGGGGGCAAACTTAGGTCAAGAAGTTGCTATTTTTGAAGCGACACACGGATCTGCACCTAAATATACGGGTATGGACAAAGTGAACCCAGGGTCTGTTATTTTGTCTGGGGTGATGATGCTTGAACACATGGGGTGGACGGAAGCTGCGGATTTAATCACAACTGCCTTACAAACAACCATAGCCAATAAAACAGTTACCTATGATTTAGAAAGACAAATGGAAAATGCAACATTACTCAAATGTTCAGAATTTGGCCAAGCCATAGTAAAAAACTTTAAGTAG
- a CDS encoding prepilin peptidase, producing the protein MEQLIYLALVFCFGTCVGSFCGVCMYRLPKSMSITFSRSHCMSCGHSIAWYDNLPILSCLFLKARCRYCYAYYGYLHLFYEFLFGFMAVIMWLYFDSYILALYGFVLFSIVMVITDIDFRYKIIPDEVLIFGMILAFAMLALSYALNLIWPVNFYEALAGSIGGFSFLWLVSFLYSVIRGKEGLGFGDVKMMGWIGLHVGLLGVAKVLFFSSLLGVMMWGFASIVYKLKKDDAIAFGPYLGWAFLTIWLLMFA; encoded by the coding sequence ATGGAACAGCTGATTTATCTGGCTTTAGTCTTTTGTTTTGGTACATGTGTAGGAAGCTTCTGCGGAGTTTGCATGTATCGATTGCCAAAATCAATGAGCATCACTTTTTCTCGTTCTCATTGTATGTCTTGTGGACATTCGATTGCGTGGTATGACAATCTACCAATCTTGTCGTGTCTTTTTTTAAAAGCCCGTTGTCGTTATTGTTATGCCTATTATGGATATTTACATTTATTTTATGAGTTTTTGTTTGGTTTTATGGCAGTTATTATGTGGCTTTATTTTGATAGTTATATCTTAGCATTGTATGGTTTTGTTTTGTTTTCAATTGTTATGGTGATTACTGATATAGACTTCAGATATAAAATTATTCCTGATGAGGTGCTTATTTTTGGAATGATTCTGGCTTTTGCTATGTTAGCTTTAAGTTATGCCTTAAACTTAATCTGGCCAGTTAATTTTTATGAAGCATTGGCTGGTTCAATAGGTGGTTTTAGTTTTTTGTGGTTGGTTTCATTTTTATACAGTGTGATCAGAGGTAAAGAAGGTTTAGGTTTTGGAGATGTAAAAATGATGGGCTGGATTGGTTTGCATGTTGGCCTTTTAGGTGTTGCAAAAGTTTTATTTTTTTCTTCTTTATTAGGCGTTATGATGTGGGGCTTTGCAAGCATTGTATATAAATTAAAAAAAGATGATGCCATCGCTTTTGGACCATATTTAGGTTGGGCTTTTTTGACGATTTGGTTACTAATGTTTGCTTAA
- a CDS encoding prepilin-type N-terminal cleavage/methylation domain-containing protein, protein MLKSKKNKSAFTVVELLVALMVLSVGLLGVVLMTSMLNRRALGASQMSKAVNLCQTKLELMKEHNWVDVGSVTDSGTESEMYIYGRELGKMSQKTDINELGNTWSEQFAIEAAKVSSPCTGESLPAESSTSDCAIALRKLGPYKLKLTMTVCKGEDYNSSGTPPSGTSSILEKVDGVVKPYKEPDCRVKVTDSDRPIALTCQSSDLTADPASEAADDEKIVKVLCSWRSSQGSCFSIASETTLVDLNL, encoded by the coding sequence ATGCTAAAATCTAAGAAAAATAAATCAGCGTTTACAGTGGTTGAATTGTTGGTTGCCTTGATGGTGCTTTCAGTTGGGCTTTTGGGGGTTGTTTTAATGACCTCAATGTTGAATAGAAGGGCTTTGGGGGCCTCCCAGATGTCAAAAGCAGTAAACTTATGTCAAACAAAGCTAGAGTTAATGAAGGAGCATAATTGGGTGGATGTCGGTTCAGTGACAGACAGTGGAACAGAATCTGAAATGTATATCTATGGTAGAGAGCTGGGTAAAATGTCTCAAAAAACAGATATTAATGAGCTAGGGAATACATGGAGTGAGCAGTTTGCGATTGAAGCGGCAAAAGTATCTTCACCCTGCACAGGAGAATCATTGCCGGCTGAGTCCAGTACGAGCGACTGTGCAATAGCATTGAGAAAACTAGGTCCATACAAGCTTAAGTTGACCATGACTGTCTGTAAAGGAGAAGATTACAATAGCTCAGGAACACCGCCTTCAGGAACCTCTTCAATTTTAGAAAAAGTCGATGGAGTGGTAAAACCTTATAAAGAACCTGATTGTAGAGTTAAAGTAACGGACTCTGATAGACCAATTGCGTTAACCTGTCAGAGTTCTGATTTGACAGCAGATCCAGCAAGTGAAGCTGCAGATGATGAAAAAATTGTAAAGGTTTTGTGCTCTTGGCGGTCTTCACAAGGATCTTGTTTTTCAATTGCATCAGAAACAACTTTAGTAGATTTAAATCTATAA
- a CDS encoding type II secretion system protein has product MLKKFKNEKGFTLVELMIVVAIIGILAAVAIPAFMKYIKKSKTAEFPLVMNKIYQGELVYFMTPQVTQAGAVQDNQFLTCTTQPALSAIGSVKTTPDFTASNWPELNLQVEGPVYAAYNVVATGTNATSAMSITATYDLDGDSNVAFKQLVASIDANGEVARGADFYDGGAD; this is encoded by the coding sequence ATGTTAAAAAAATTTAAAAATGAAAAAGGCTTTACGCTTGTTGAGTTGATGATTGTGGTAGCAATTATCGGTATTTTGGCTGCTGTTGCAATTCCAGCATTCATGAAATACATTAAAAAATCAAAAACAGCTGAGTTTCCGCTGGTTATGAACAAAATTTACCAAGGTGAATTGGTTTATTTCATGACTCCTCAAGTAACTCAAGCAGGTGCTGTTCAAGATAACCAATTTTTAACTTGTACAACTCAACCAGCTCTTTCAGCTATTGGTTCTGTAAAAACAACTCCAGACTTTACTGCAAGCAACTGGCCAGAGTTGAACCTACAAGTTGAAGGTCCAGTATATGCTGCGTATAACGTAGTTGCTACCGGAACAAATGCAACTTCTGCTATGTCTATTACTGCTACTTATGACTTAGACGGCGACTCAAACGTTGCTTTCAAACAATTGGTAGCTTCAATTGATGCTAACGGTGAAGTTGCTCGCGGTGCAGACTTCTATGATGGTGGTGCAGATTAA
- a CDS encoding ATP-binding protein: MNNQIQNNFEDSLKKIKVFCFARVIIAFTLCFFTFVFEPMSDDFVWSDEFTFTVVMTGANLFFAIGYFLVLRIFYEFNEYLFIFIQLTTDAIFTTLFVYLSGIELIYFLNIINASFLLFRLGAFFSASLSSIFYSLLVYALITKQIYPILPKVWQALMWNKTFAIQSVLIQVALFFGVAWFFTKIAYRFDSEEKRLKQNNLDLQKKAKRAQQLASIGEMTARIAHEIRNPLTSIFGTMQLLQKEHKNHPQYKKLIDITLKETDRLNFLLEELLDFAKPRSQVKVKFSLTELLENILKLLKKEKKGVFLRSNIEQNVFIVGNEQQLSQVIWNLIRNAQEATGSKGVIEINLQKERDNVILSIEDDGPGLSDDIKVKMFDPFFTTKTKGSGLGLAIVERFISDHQGYIVVESEKESGTQFKIYLPLGVEN; encoded by the coding sequence GTGAACAATCAAATTCAAAATAACTTTGAGGATAGTTTAAAAAAAATAAAAGTATTTTGCTTTGCAAGGGTTATTATTGCTTTTACCTTATGCTTTTTTACTTTTGTTTTTGAACCTATGTCAGATGATTTTGTTTGGAGTGATGAATTTACGTTTACGGTTGTGATGACTGGAGCAAATCTTTTTTTTGCAATCGGATATTTTTTAGTGTTGAGAATATTTTATGAGTTTAATGAGTATTTATTTATTTTTATTCAGTTAACAACGGATGCTATTTTTACAACTTTATTTGTTTATTTGTCTGGAATAGAATTGATCTATTTTCTTAATATTATTAATGCTTCCTTTTTGTTGTTTAGGTTGGGAGCTTTTTTTTCTGCAAGTTTAAGCTCTATCTTTTATAGCTTGTTGGTGTATGCCTTGATAACAAAACAAATCTATCCAATTCTTCCTAAAGTTTGGCAAGCTTTGATGTGGAACAAAACATTTGCCATACAATCGGTTCTAATTCAGGTCGCTTTATTTTTTGGAGTTGCATGGTTTTTTACAAAAATCGCATACCGATTTGACTCTGAAGAAAAAAGACTAAAACAAAACAATTTAGATTTACAAAAAAAAGCAAAACGAGCTCAACAATTGGCTAGCATAGGTGAGATGACTGCTCGTATCGCCCATGAGATTAGAAATCCGCTTACTTCAATTTTTGGTACCATGCAGTTATTACAAAAGGAGCATAAAAATCATCCACAATATAAAAAACTTATAGATATAACTTTAAAAGAAACAGATCGGTTAAACTTTTTACTAGAAGAATTACTTGATTTTGCAAAACCTAGGTCGCAAGTAAAAGTGAAGTTTTCTCTTACGGAGCTTTTAGAAAATATTTTAAAATTATTAAAAAAAGAAAAGAAAGGGGTTTTTTTACGTTCTAATATTGAACAAAATGTTTTTATAGTTGGGAATGAGCAGCAATTGAGTCAAGTTATATGGAATTTAATTAGAAATGCTCAGGAAGCTACAGGTAGTAAAGGTGTTATAGAAATAAACTTACAAAAAGAGCGTGACAATGTGATTTTAAGTATTGAAGATGATGGCCCAGGTTTAAGTGATGATATAAAAGTTAAAATGTTTGATCCATTTTTTACTACAAAAACAAAAGGTTCAGGGCTGGGTTTAGCTATTGTTGAACGATTTATTTCTGATCATCAAGGATATATTGTGGTAGAGTCAGAGAAGGAAAGTGGGACACAGTTTAAAATATATTTACCTCTGGGAGTAGAAAACTAA
- a CDS encoding ABC transporter ATP-binding protein produces MSEKIIEINSVGKAFKTDFWKKPIVALKDVSFSIERGSLFGLIGPNGAGKTTLIKILLDLVRPSLGDVKVFGQDWRKSEIKSRIGYLPEQTYYYDYLKPEEVLQFYGKLFGLSTSTIKQKSVELLKMVNLYTRRDRKLSHFSKGMLQRIGIAQALINDPELVIMDEPMSGLDPVGRKEVRDIILNLRDKGKTVLIASHILSDVEALCDKVAIVINGQLRACGPISDMVNANVKRIDITLQGDHKNLFSDKEKYSVRKVGKDTIVSLSKEDYLNIALSITQDNNINVLGVHRHKETLEDIFVDQVKDDRG; encoded by the coding sequence ATGAGTGAAAAAATAATTGAGATTAATTCTGTTGGGAAAGCTTTTAAGACTGACTTTTGGAAAAAACCAATTGTAGCATTGAAAGATGTAAGTTTTTCAATAGAAAGAGGTTCACTGTTTGGTTTAATTGGTCCAAATGGTGCAGGTAAAACAACTTTAATAAAAATTCTACTTGATTTGGTAAGGCCTTCATTGGGTGACGTTAAGGTTTTTGGTCAAGATTGGAGAAAGTCAGAGATTAAATCTAGAATTGGCTACTTGCCTGAACAGACTTATTATTATGATTATCTTAAGCCAGAAGAAGTTTTACAGTTTTACGGCAAGTTATTTGGTTTAAGTACATCTACAATTAAACAAAAGAGTGTTGAATTACTCAAAATGGTAAATTTGTATACGCGACGAGATAGAAAGCTCTCTCATTTTTCAAAAGGAATGTTACAAAGAATTGGTATTGCACAAGCTTTGATTAATGATCCAGAGTTGGTGATCATGGATGAACCGATGAGTGGATTAGATCCTGTTGGTCGTAAAGAAGTAAGAGATATTATTTTAAACCTTAGAGATAAAGGTAAAACAGTTTTGATTGCTTCTCATATTTTAAGTGACGTAGAAGCTTTGTGTGACAAAGTTGCAATTGTAATCAATGGTCAATTAAGGGCATGTGGCCCTATATCAGATATGGTCAATGCCAATGTTAAAAGAATTGATATAACATTACAAGGTGACCACAAGAATTTGTTTAGTGATAAAGAGAAATACTCGGTTCGTAAAGTTGGGAAAGACACTATAGTATCATTATCAAAAGAGGACTATCTCAATATAGCTTTAAGTATAACTCAAGATAACAATATTAATGTTTTAGGTGTTCATAGGCACAAAGAAACACTTGAGGATATTTTTGTTGATCAAGTAAAGGATGACAGAGGATGA